One stretch of Alcaligenes faecalis DNA includes these proteins:
- a CDS encoding ABC transporter permease, which produces MVNEIQPRPALIELTDIRKQYGGRDGAPAVEVLHGLSLNIQAGEFVAIVGASGSGKSTLMHILGCLDRPTSGSYRFLGRDVAQMSGDELAGLRREAFGFVFQGYHLIPTLNVLHNVQMPAVYAGMPVQRREERATGLLARLGLADKTTYRPQQLSGGQQQRLSIVRALMNGGQVILADEPTGALDSRSGAQVMALLNELSDAGHTVILITHDDKVAAQARRIVRISDGEIVEDRVQPGGQDSLAVASEGSKDSPMPVDKAGFPSHTLLDRVGTDSQASSASWLQDIGTLLSSAWRALWVSRFRTFLTLLSFVIGVTSVIVLVAVGQGNNEKLLQQIALWGTHRMYVRPDVDAATGMRGEFYERDAKVLAQVPNVRIAMPYLAESALLRAGSQTFATEVWSVTSDAPAVLNWNVRHGMFFTPEDDEALAPVIVLGKEARERLFPDTPAQEVIGQYLLLNNTPLRVVGELEEKGLISGSSHDDELVLIPYSTSSQRIFGKPQLSFVSVVVHDLDALDQTVTDIEQVLRETRRASDFRVSNSAAVVQGRKEVLRQQTLLLALIAGISLVVGGLGVMNIMLMSVKERTREIGIRMATGARQRDIRRQFLSEAVVVSFTGGVAGVVIGLAIGALLMLWGVPVIFSVRAMLVAFLCALGTGVVFGIMPARQAAKLDPVVALAGE; this is translated from the coding sequence ATGGTGAACGAGATTCAGCCGCGACCTGCGCTGATTGAACTGACTGATATCCGCAAGCAATACGGTGGCCGGGATGGGGCTCCTGCGGTGGAAGTTCTGCATGGGCTTTCGCTGAACATACAGGCCGGAGAGTTCGTGGCGATTGTGGGTGCGTCGGGGTCGGGCAAGTCCACCCTGATGCATATCCTGGGGTGCCTGGATAGGCCTACATCAGGCAGCTACCGTTTCCTGGGCCGCGACGTGGCGCAGATGTCCGGTGATGAGCTGGCTGGATTGCGTCGCGAGGCTTTTGGTTTTGTGTTCCAGGGCTATCACCTGATTCCTACCCTGAATGTCTTGCATAACGTGCAAATGCCTGCGGTCTATGCAGGCATGCCAGTGCAAAGGCGTGAAGAGCGGGCAACCGGCCTGCTGGCACGCCTGGGCTTGGCCGACAAGACGACGTACCGCCCTCAACAGCTTTCGGGTGGTCAGCAGCAGCGCTTGTCGATTGTGCGCGCCTTGATGAATGGCGGTCAGGTCATCCTGGCCGATGAACCTACGGGGGCGCTTGATAGCCGCAGTGGCGCGCAGGTAATGGCTTTGCTCAATGAGCTATCCGACGCAGGCCACACCGTGATTCTGATTACCCACGATGACAAGGTGGCAGCGCAGGCGCGACGCATCGTGCGTATTAGTGATGGGGAAATTGTCGAGGATAGAGTCCAGCCGGGCGGGCAGGACAGTCTGGCTGTGGCAAGTGAAGGCAGCAAAGATAGTCCCATGCCGGTCGACAAGGCCGGTTTTCCGTCCCATACCTTGTTGGATCGTGTCGGCACAGACTCGCAAGCCTCATCCGCGTCCTGGCTGCAAGATATTGGCACGCTCTTGTCCAGCGCCTGGCGTGCTCTTTGGGTCAGCCGCTTTCGTACTTTCCTGACTTTGCTGAGCTTTGTGATTGGCGTGACCTCGGTGATTGTGTTGGTCGCAGTCGGTCAGGGGAATAACGAAAAGTTGCTGCAACAGATCGCTTTGTGGGGGACGCATCGCATGTATGTTCGCCCGGATGTGGATGCTGCGACCGGAATGCGGGGGGAGTTTTACGAACGGGATGCCAAGGTGTTGGCGCAGGTTCCCAATGTACGTATTGCGATGCCGTATCTGGCCGAGTCTGCCTTGTTGCGGGCAGGTTCACAGACCTTTGCCACCGAAGTCTGGAGCGTGACATCGGATGCACCTGCGGTCCTGAACTGGAATGTGCGTCATGGGATGTTCTTTACACCCGAGGATGACGAAGCCTTGGCGCCCGTGATTGTTCTGGGAAAAGAGGCTAGGGAACGATTGTTCCCTGATACGCCTGCCCAGGAAGTGATTGGCCAATATTTGCTGCTTAACAACACACCGTTGCGGGTCGTTGGGGAGCTGGAGGAGAAGGGCTTGATCAGTGGCAGCAGTCATGATGATGAGCTGGTGCTGATTCCTTACTCAACCTCCAGCCAACGTATTTTTGGCAAACCTCAATTGAGCTTTGTCTCGGTCGTGGTCCATGACCTGGACGCATTGGATCAGACGGTGACGGACATCGAACAGGTACTACGTGAAACCCGGCGGGCGAGTGATTTCAGGGTGAGCAACAGTGCTGCCGTGGTGCAGGGCAGGAAAGAAGTCCTGCGCCAGCAAACGCTGCTGCTGGCGCTGATCGCCGGTATCTCTCTGGTGGTCGGCGGGCTGGGCGTAATGAATATCATGCTGATGTCCGTCAAGGAACGTACTCGGGAAATCGGTATTCGCATGGCCACCGGCGCGCGTCAGCGCGACATCCGCCGACAGTTTCTGAGCGAGGCGGTGGTTGTGTCTTTCACGGGTGGTGTGGCCGGGGTGGTGATTGGACTGGCTATCGGTGCTTTGCTGATGTTGTGGGGCGTGCCAGTGATCTTCTCGGTACGGGCCATGTTGGTGGCCTTCTTGTGTGCGCTGGGGACGGGCGTGGTGTTTGGCATCATGCCCGCGCGTCAGGCGGCAAAGCTTGATCCGGTCGTGGCGTTGGCGGGGGAGTAA
- a CDS encoding efflux RND transporter periplasmic adaptor subunit: MAVTSRRMVRRLLAVLALALLVLLFWRALWRTDLAIETEPVRRGSLELSVSALGTLQPHRYVDVGAQVSGQIKHIAVDVGDTVVKGDLLVEIDPAVQLAMVNANRATLDSLRAQLAEQQAQLELAKLKATRQQRLHRNEATSIELLQDAQAHVRITQARVSSLTAQIAGAQSTLEGNEALLGYTRIYAPMDGTIITLEAREGQTLNATYQTPNLLRLADLTSMTVWTEVSEADVGRVKPGMPVYFTTLGLLDGKGESRRWESRLRQVLPAPPVKSGEGGVDSSSGSKAVSYTALFDVENTDGSLMPQMSARVFFVEASAQNVLLAPLAGMQATPDQDVFTARVWTGNESLETRSIKIGMKDRLHVEVVSGLEEGEALVMRLSEESGAKRLRW; this comes from the coding sequence ATGGCTGTAACTTCCCGGCGCATGGTGCGCCGCCTGCTGGCGGTCCTTGCCCTGGCTTTGCTGGTGCTGTTGTTTTGGCGAGCCTTGTGGCGCACCGATCTGGCTATTGAGACCGAGCCAGTGCGCCGTGGCAGTCTGGAGCTGTCTGTTTCGGCTTTGGGAACCCTGCAACCGCATCGATATGTGGATGTGGGTGCGCAGGTGTCCGGTCAGATCAAGCATATTGCCGTGGACGTGGGCGATACCGTGGTCAAAGGGGATCTGCTGGTGGAGATCGATCCTGCGGTGCAGTTGGCTATGGTCAATGCGAACCGCGCTACCTTGGACAGCCTGCGCGCCCAATTGGCCGAGCAGCAGGCCCAGCTGGAACTGGCCAAACTCAAGGCGACCCGCCAGCAGCGTTTGCACCGGAATGAAGCGACCAGTATTGAATTGCTGCAAGATGCGCAGGCGCATGTGCGGATTACGCAGGCGCGGGTCAGCAGCCTGACGGCGCAAATTGCGGGCGCGCAGTCCACGCTGGAGGGTAACGAGGCCTTGCTGGGCTATACCCGCATTTATGCCCCGATGGACGGCACCATCATTACGCTGGAAGCGCGTGAAGGCCAGACGCTGAACGCCACTTACCAGACACCAAATTTGCTGCGTCTGGCTGATCTGACAAGCATGACGGTCTGGACAGAAGTGTCCGAGGCGGATGTGGGGCGGGTGAAGCCGGGTATGCCGGTGTATTTCACGACCTTGGGCTTGCTGGATGGCAAGGGGGAGTCGCGCCGGTGGGAAAGTCGCTTGCGGCAGGTGCTGCCTGCACCGCCTGTTAAAAGCGGCGAGGGTGGTGTGGATTCTTCCTCTGGCAGCAAGGCTGTCAGCTACACCGCTTTGTTCGATGTGGAAAATACGGACGGTAGCCTGATGCCGCAGATGAGCGCCCGCGTTTTCTTTGTGGAGGCCAGTGCCCAGAATGTCTTGCTGGCACCTTTGGCCGGGATGCAGGCCACGCCGGATCAGGATGTCTTTACTGCCCGCGTCTGGACCGGTAATGAGAGTCTGGAGACTCGTTCAATCAAAATCGGCATGAAGGACCGTTTGCACGTTGAAGTTGTGTCCGGCCTGGAGGAAGGCGAGGCGCTGGTCATGCGTTTAAGCGAAGAAAGCGGTGCCAAGAGGTTGCGATGGTGA
- a CDS encoding YncE family protein has translation MSKKSTFVAHGLRCVSVALLPLFLLGCTSQASEKQAGAASVVSAPVSGAVLRQDIAQGIYELVYSPGSNAVFVASSAEFSGKGGGAIYQLDPKTLAVQKTIALPLKPFALALDTRSNTLYAGHTLDGAVSAIDASTGTVKGTLHHGVNNAKGKAVHTRQIVVDEDAGQVIVSGVTDGGFIWVIDSKKFATERILRDIDAPTAGLTLDAANHQLLVSGTAAYAVFDTRSWEQISENRIPEKRDSSDARRRFLVNTALDSKSERLFANQLNNGEGTLVFDMKTGSILHTIPTGETPVGIRYNPIRNEVYVASRDSGTLSVIDATSYAIKHSIALPAHPNTVAVTPDGQRLYVSVKQLFAEEGQPAVLDQVVRIDLQAL, from the coding sequence ATGTCCAAGAAATCTACTTTTGTAGCGCATGGCCTGCGCTGCGTATCGGTTGCGTTGCTCCCCTTGTTTTTGCTGGGCTGCACGTCGCAAGCATCAGAAAAGCAGGCGGGTGCCGCTTCTGTTGTCTCCGCTCCGGTATCAGGCGCTGTCTTGCGTCAGGATATTGCGCAGGGAATTTACGAGCTGGTTTATAGCCCCGGTTCCAACGCTGTGTTCGTCGCCAGTAGTGCGGAATTTTCCGGCAAAGGGGGCGGTGCGATTTATCAACTGGACCCAAAGACACTGGCTGTTCAGAAAACCATAGCTTTACCACTCAAGCCATTTGCCCTGGCGCTGGACACACGCAGCAATACGCTTTACGCAGGGCATACGCTGGATGGCGCTGTCTCAGCGATTGATGCCTCTACCGGGACGGTCAAGGGCACCCTGCATCATGGCGTGAACAATGCCAAAGGCAAGGCCGTGCATACGCGTCAGATTGTTGTCGATGAAGATGCTGGCCAGGTCATCGTCAGCGGTGTGACGGACGGCGGTTTTATCTGGGTAATCGACAGCAAGAAGTTCGCCACCGAGCGCATTCTTCGCGACATTGACGCGCCAACCGCAGGTCTGACCCTGGATGCCGCAAATCATCAATTGCTGGTCAGCGGCACCGCGGCCTATGCCGTGTTTGATACCCGTAGCTGGGAACAGATCAGTGAAAACCGCATTCCCGAGAAGCGAGATTCCTCCGATGCCAGACGGCGCTTTCTGGTGAATACCGCGCTGGATAGCAAGAGCGAGCGACTGTTTGCCAATCAGCTGAATAACGGCGAAGGCACTTTGGTGTTTGACATGAAGACGGGTTCGATTCTGCACACGATTCCGACGGGAGAAACTCCGGTGGGGATACGCTACAACCCGATCCGCAATGAAGTGTATGTCGCCAGCCGCGATAGCGGCACGCTCAGCGTGATCGACGCCACCAGCTACGCCATCAAACACAGTATTGCTTTGCCAGCTCATCCTAATACGGTAGCGGTAACGCCGGATGGCCAGCGCTTGTATGTCAGTGTGAAGCAGCTATTTGCCGAGGAAGGGCAACCGGCCGTGCTGGACCAAGTGGTTCGTATCGACTTGCAAGCACTGTGA
- a CDS encoding TonB-dependent siderophore receptor encodes MGNRPFRSTSRRLASRSALCINLTAMAVLGALSLSMPVNVQAQEVAVQIKLPAQSLDDSLIQLGRQTDLQFFYTPQVVAGIQAPAVQGTMAPEQALQRLLQGTSVQYRREGKNVMLSRLSEVTELAPVTVVGNSGATTEGSGSYAADSVTLFRGVTSLREIPQSVSVMTRQQIEDRGWTTSADALRQVTGVTLSGYEGQESPSIRGFSANIQADGVPIQSSYTGGTGNNTIAQYDRIEVLRGPSALLSGTGEPGGTVNYVRKRPLKEFGLSGALRAGSWQHGGVDLDVSAPLTEDGRLRARGVLSHDDKKTFYETWFNRYTLIYGAIEYDLTPSTTFGLTGTYGYQKNIVNWGLPRYMNDELPGRDAYVGSDQPSTRKSPELSADLTHRFDNGWETKLTYNYGKVDTEAYSFFNTRIDEKTGLSKGGDAGYLDESRIYQGGDISATGPFDLFGQTHELTLGYNITERDYRSAQAYTATAPHYVLDDHGSYQFGTPTSRSQTVTKQSGVYTAARFSLTDDFRLILGGRWTDYSSKSRTTWPSQTRWNSSNAKASNEFTPYGGLVWDFHPDMTWYASYADTFVPQTNFDYSGNILKPRVGWQAETGLKGEFMDGRLKTTLALFYLEDKNRSMVDNEHIGCGGTAAGTCYQSAGKVESKGVELEVTGNPTPEWDISASYTWNRSKIVKDTNRANLGAPVNAAVPVHMFKLWTQYRFNNKVLDGALQGWTVGAGLNVQSDTYNGIYTQGGYATVAAKIGYQIDPHWNVDLLVDNLFDRTYLRQVGSAGFSTFYGAPRNVMLNLRWKY; translated from the coding sequence ATGGGCAACCGTCCATTCCGCTCCACCAGCAGACGGCTGGCTTCACGCTCTGCCTTGTGCATCAACCTGACGGCGATGGCCGTGCTGGGAGCGCTTTCCTTGAGCATGCCCGTGAATGTGCAGGCACAGGAGGTGGCTGTACAAATCAAGCTGCCTGCGCAGTCGCTGGACGACTCGCTGATTCAGTTGGGACGGCAGACCGATTTGCAGTTTTTCTATACCCCGCAAGTGGTGGCTGGTATTCAGGCCCCTGCGGTACAGGGCACGATGGCACCGGAGCAAGCGCTGCAGCGCCTGCTGCAAGGGACCTCGGTGCAATATCGTCGGGAGGGCAAAAATGTCATGTTGTCCCGCTTGTCCGAGGTCACGGAATTAGCGCCTGTGACCGTGGTCGGCAACTCGGGGGCGACGACAGAAGGCAGTGGCTCTTATGCCGCTGACTCCGTCACTCTGTTCAGAGGTGTGACCTCCTTGAGAGAAATTCCCCAGTCTGTGTCGGTGATGACTCGTCAGCAGATTGAAGACAGGGGCTGGACAACCTCGGCTGATGCACTGCGGCAAGTGACAGGGGTGACGCTGTCAGGCTATGAAGGCCAGGAATCTCCCAGCATTCGCGGTTTTTCCGCCAACATCCAGGCGGATGGCGTACCTATACAAAGCAGCTATACAGGTGGCACGGGCAATAACACGATCGCGCAATATGATCGCATCGAAGTGCTGCGTGGACCTTCTGCCTTGCTGTCGGGCACCGGCGAGCCCGGAGGTACGGTCAATTATGTTCGTAAACGGCCGCTTAAAGAGTTTGGCCTGTCGGGCGCACTGCGTGCCGGGTCCTGGCAACATGGGGGAGTGGATCTGGATGTCAGCGCTCCTTTGACTGAAGACGGGCGACTGCGTGCGCGTGGGGTCTTGTCTCATGACGACAAGAAAACCTTCTACGAAACCTGGTTCAACCGCTACACCCTGATTTACGGGGCCATTGAATATGATCTGACCCCCAGCACGACGTTTGGCCTGACGGGAACCTATGGCTATCAGAAAAACATCGTGAATTGGGGCTTGCCGCGATACATGAATGATGAGCTGCCTGGCCGTGATGCTTATGTAGGCTCGGATCAGCCTTCGACCCGCAAGAGCCCGGAGCTGTCTGCCGATCTGACCCACCGTTTTGATAATGGCTGGGAAACCAAGTTGACCTACAACTACGGCAAAGTGGATACCGAGGCTTACTCATTTTTCAATACGCGGATTGATGAGAAGACGGGCTTGTCCAAGGGCGGCGATGCCGGTTATCTGGACGAGTCCCGTATCTATCAGGGCGGCGACATCAGTGCCACGGGTCCCTTTGATCTGTTTGGGCAAACGCATGAGTTAACCCTGGGCTACAACATCACGGAACGTGATTACCGCTCCGCTCAGGCTTATACCGCGACGGCACCCCATTACGTGCTGGATGATCATGGCAGTTATCAGTTTGGCACCCCCACCAGCCGTAGCCAGACCGTCACCAAGCAGTCGGGCGTATATACCGCCGCCCGGTTTAGTCTTACGGACGATTTCAGGCTGATTCTGGGTGGTCGCTGGACGGATTACTCCAGCAAGAGCCGCACGACATGGCCTTCGCAAACCCGTTGGAACAGCAGCAATGCGAAAGCCAGCAATGAGTTCACCCCTTACGGTGGCCTGGTATGGGATTTTCATCCTGATATGACCTGGTATGCCAGCTATGCGGATACCTTCGTGCCACAAACCAATTTTGATTACTCGGGCAATATCCTCAAGCCACGTGTGGGCTGGCAGGCCGAAACAGGGCTGAAGGGCGAGTTTATGGATGGTCGCTTGAAAACCACCCTGGCCTTGTTCTATCTGGAGGACAAGAACCGCTCCATGGTCGATAACGAGCATATTGGTTGCGGTGGCACGGCGGCAGGCACCTGCTATCAGAGCGCCGGCAAAGTGGAAAGCAAGGGTGTAGAACTGGAGGTGACCGGCAACCCTACGCCGGAGTGGGATATCAGCGCCAGCTACACCTGGAATCGCTCGAAGATCGTTAAAGACACTAACCGGGCCAATTTGGGTGCCCCGGTCAATGCTGCCGTGCCCGTGCATATGTTCAAGCTGTGGACCCAATATCGTTTCAACAACAAGGTGCTGGATGGTGCCTTGCAAGGCTGGACGGTGGGGGCAGGGCTGAATGTGCAAAGTGACACCTATAACGGCATCTATACCCAAGGGGGCTACGCCACCGTGGCCGCCAAAATTGGCTATCAGATTGATCCGCACTGGAATGTTGATCTGCTGGTCGACAACCTGTTCGACCGTACCTATCTGCGTCAGGTCGGCTCCGCCGGGTTCAGCACCTTTTACGGTGCGCCGCGCAACGTCATGCTGAATCTGCGCTGGAAGTATTAA
- a CDS encoding FecR family protein, whose protein sequence is MTDRIDPATLTDPRDQAAYWYERMQSDDVTAAERVAFEQWQQADPDNQQHYQQVQYIWSMAASLPKSEVQKLGRAQGPAVDRKPSRRAFWSYSLGVACVAALTVAAIDPMHWRAVPEYQAQFATAHGERREIVLPDDSTLLLNTDTSLTVALYGHQRTVRLEQGEVFFQVDGTQGTPFVVEMESGAVRVTGTQFNVRRIDQAFSVDVLQGSVEVSAGPWWRRQVAMLRPGDVARVTKPDHLSSGKGTDVENSVAWREGKVVFRGASLADAVQELNRYSAQRLVVPDPQIAGLRVSGVFNIDDPASFLAALPHIVPVQVQPRPDGTAVDILAR, encoded by the coding sequence ATGACTGACAGGATAGATCCCGCTACCTTGACCGACCCGCGCGATCAGGCGGCGTACTGGTACGAGCGCATGCAGTCGGACGATGTTACGGCGGCAGAACGGGTCGCCTTTGAGCAGTGGCAGCAGGCGGACCCGGACAATCAACAGCACTACCAGCAGGTCCAGTACATCTGGAGCATGGCGGCTTCGCTGCCCAAAAGCGAAGTGCAAAAACTTGGCAGGGCGCAAGGGCCGGCTGTGGATCGTAAGCCATCACGCCGCGCATTCTGGAGCTATAGCCTGGGAGTTGCCTGTGTGGCTGCACTGACGGTTGCCGCTATTGACCCCATGCACTGGCGTGCTGTCCCCGAGTATCAGGCGCAATTTGCCACGGCTCATGGCGAGCGCCGCGAGATTGTTCTGCCAGACGATTCCACTCTGTTGCTCAATACCGATACAAGCCTGACGGTCGCACTTTATGGACATCAGCGCACGGTTCGCCTGGAGCAGGGTGAAGTGTTTTTCCAGGTGGATGGCACACAAGGCACGCCCTTTGTGGTCGAGATGGAGAGCGGTGCTGTCCGAGTGACGGGTACGCAATTTAATGTGCGCCGTATCGATCAGGCTTTTTCAGTTGATGTCTTGCAGGGCTCGGTGGAAGTGAGCGCGGGTCCCTGGTGGCGTCGGCAGGTTGCCATGCTGCGGCCCGGCGATGTGGCGCGTGTTACCAAGCCTGATCATCTCAGTTCAGGCAAAGGCACGGATGTCGAAAATTCCGTGGCCTGGCGCGAGGGCAAGGTGGTGTTCCGAGGGGCGTCACTAGCTGATGCAGTTCAGGAGCTGAATCGCTACAGCGCCCAACGTCTGGTGGTGCCAGATCCCCAGATTGCTGGCTTGCGTGTCTCTGGCGTATTCAATATCGACGACCCGGCTTCTTTCCTGGCCGCCTTGCCACATATCGTGCCGGTGCAGGTGCAGCCACGCCCGGATGGGACGGCGGTGGATATTCTGGCCCGCTAG
- a CDS encoding RNA polymerase sigma factor, protein MSRPPTPKKGWLAHYSKLVSSWARKSGNRQDAEDALQDVALKMLEQDTAVLRDHEHYYFQRAVSNRAISIYRAEQVRQTQSLDALPEENHPTASSTHDWYEADEMARRMLAALNELPQACQIAFQLRQADGLSNAEIAEKMGVSRNMVERYMMRTLRHLQDQLYKNAH, encoded by the coding sequence ATGTCTCGCCCACCCACGCCCAAGAAAGGCTGGCTCGCTCATTACAGCAAGCTGGTGAGTTCATGGGCGCGCAAGTCAGGCAATCGGCAGGATGCCGAAGACGCGCTTCAGGATGTGGCCTTGAAAATGCTGGAGCAGGACACGGCGGTATTGCGTGATCATGAGCATTACTATTTTCAACGCGCTGTCTCGAACCGGGCCATCAGCATTTATCGTGCGGAACAGGTACGTCAGACCCAATCGCTGGATGCTTTGCCGGAAGAAAACCACCCGACTGCCTCAAGTACGCATGATTGGTATGAGGCCGATGAAATGGCACGCAGGATGTTGGCCGCGTTGAATGAGCTCCCCCAGGCCTGCCAGATTGCCTTTCAGTTGCGTCAGGCCGACGGCTTGTCCAATGCTGAAATAGCCGAGAAGATGGGGGTTTCTCGTAATATGGTCGAGCGCTATATGATGCGTACCTTGCGCCATTTACAAGATCAGTTATATAAAAATGCTCACTAG
- a CDS encoding type II secretion system F family protein, with amino-acid sequence MLTLIWLLSALSAALFLVAFLWAWRGRYLLLLQGGSSLKQAAWQAWEAPFSRVLNLCLSLPFVHEWPERLWGSYAQEVRGGLSKRVALTGLLTGLVSAFLLTQGASLMELAGLAVTGLFLSVLQAISRGRKLQRQHHSRCRRDLPFFLDLLVLAVESGLGLQQAWARAMEAVPQGSLLISLNKVQGEVRAGRRLPQAMRNVALSFRQAELEELALSLELAQDTGLSLALLLRSQAEKLRSHLHLEAEQRALKLPVYLLAPLVVCIFPCTFLVIAMSLLGPWLAGGG; translated from the coding sequence ATGCTCACACTGATCTGGCTGCTCTCTGCCTTGAGTGCAGCCTTGTTCCTGGTCGCCTTTCTGTGGGCTTGGCGTGGCCGTTATCTGCTTTTGCTGCAAGGAGGCAGCAGTTTGAAGCAGGCGGCCTGGCAGGCTTGGGAAGCCCCGTTTTCCAGAGTCCTTAATCTCTGCCTGTCCCTGCCTTTTGTGCATGAGTGGCCGGAGCGATTGTGGGGTTCGTATGCGCAAGAGGTACGGGGGGGTTTAAGCAAACGTGTGGCCTTGACTGGATTGCTCACAGGCCTTGTCAGTGCTTTCTTGTTGACTCAAGGGGCTTCATTGATGGAGCTTGCAGGGCTGGCTGTGACAGGTCTCTTCCTTAGCGTATTGCAAGCTATCTCACGGGGAAGAAAACTGCAGCGTCAGCATCATTCCCGTTGCCGCCGGGACCTGCCATTCTTTCTGGACCTGCTGGTGCTGGCTGTCGAATCCGGGTTGGGTTTGCAGCAGGCCTGGGCGCGTGCAATGGAGGCTGTACCGCAAGGAAGCCTGCTGATCAGCTTGAACAAGGTGCAGGGCGAAGTTCGGGCAGGACGGCGTTTGCCGCAGGCGATGCGCAATGTCGCTTTAAGCTTCAGGCAGGCAGAATTGGAGGAGTTGGCTTTGTCTTTGGAGCTGGCGCAGGACACGGGCTTGTCCTTGGCCTTGTTGCTGCGTTCTCAAGCAGAAAAACTGCGTAGTCATTTACACCTGGAAGCCGAGCAAAGAGCCCTCAAGCTGCCCGTTTATCTACTGGCCCCTTTGGTCGTGTGCATTTTTCCCTGCACGTTCTTGGTGATTGCGATGAGCCTGTTAGGCCCTTGGCTGGCAGGGGGAGGTTAG
- a CDS encoding type II secretion system F family protein, whose translation MRLLSILLIVLSTTALAYVLLRSGQHLATRYGQQLLKQSEQSLQSHFVFVSSQYLAFGAWALLPLIFLTAWWLMQSFWLAAIVALLAAVTPLVLLRWMARRRLETLRRQLPDFVLSLALSLQAGLALQAALQQLSQSLPAPLGQELRLLLRQQRLGLNAKDSYQDLLDRVPVAELAMLISALQMGQSTGAGLGERLKILAQTIRARLTIEDKIVALTAQARLQARIMFCLPGFVAGALYLLDTTAFEQAWFNTLGVWVAGTLVAMLVMGLWWMQVILRGEG comes from the coding sequence ATGAGACTTCTAAGTATCTTGCTGATCGTCTTGAGCACCACTGCGTTGGCGTATGTGTTGCTGCGTTCAGGACAGCATCTTGCCACGCGCTATGGGCAGCAATTGCTTAAGCAGTCCGAGCAAAGCTTGCAGTCGCATTTTGTATTTGTGAGCAGCCAGTATCTGGCTTTTGGAGCCTGGGCTTTATTGCCTCTGATCTTTCTGACGGCATGGTGGCTGATGCAGTCCTTCTGGCTGGCTGCGATTGTGGCCTTGCTGGCGGCGGTAACGCCTTTAGTACTTCTGCGCTGGATGGCACGCCGACGTCTGGAAACGCTACGACGACAACTGCCGGACTTTGTGCTGTCGTTGGCCTTGAGCCTGCAAGCAGGTTTGGCCTTGCAAGCGGCTTTGCAGCAGTTGTCTCAATCCTTGCCAGCACCCTTGGGGCAAGAGCTGCGTTTGCTCTTGCGTCAGCAGCGCTTGGGGCTGAATGCCAAGGATTCATATCAAGACCTTCTGGATCGAGTGCCGGTGGCAGAACTGGCCATGCTGATCAGTGCCTTGCAGATGGGCCAGAGTACGGGGGCGGGGCTGGGGGAGCGTTTGAAGATACTGGCGCAAACCATTCGAGCGCGGCTGACTATCGAGGACAAGATAGTTGCCTTGACTGCCCAGGCTCGTTTGCAGGCACGAATCATGTTCTGTCTACCGGGTTTTGTGGCGGGGGCTTTGTACCTTCTGGATACCACGGCATTTGAGCAAGCCTGGTTCAACACATTGGGCGTTTGGGTGGCGGGAACGCTGGTGGCCATGTTGGTGATGGGGCTGTGGTGGATGCAAGTGATTCTGCGAGGGGAGGGGTGA